The Limnochorda sp. LNt genome includes a region encoding these proteins:
- a CDS encoding copper resistance CopC family protein: MGQTVRRSPRRWMPALGVLAGLLLATTFAPPEATGPTLAHSYLRRSVPEAGQRLQTLPKVRLEFSEPVEQVRVEIVRDLNEDGDGRNEPAVLVATLRPLRDAPTRVQASLFEAGSPWRLAPGAYVLQWVTLGADGHTVSGSVAFRVTG; encoded by the coding sequence TTGGGCCAAACCGTCCGCCGATCCCCACGGCGGTGGATGCCGGCGTTGGGGGTGCTGGCCGGGTTGCTGCTGGCCACCACGTTCGCACCGCCTGAAGCGACGGGACCTACCCTCGCTCATAGCTACCTGCGGCGCTCGGTGCCGGAAGCCGGTCAGCGACTGCAGACGCTTCCGAAGGTCCGATTGGAGTTTTCGGAGCCCGTCGAGCAGGTCCGCGTCGAGATCGTGCGCGATCTCAACGAGGACGGCGACGGCCGCAACGAGCCTGCTGTGCTCGTGGCTACCTTGCGGCCCCTGCGTGACGCTCCCACGAGGGTCCAGGCGTCCCTGTTCGAGGCCGGCTCCCCTTGGCGGCTGGCTCCGGGCGCTTACGTGCTGCAGTGGGTGACCCTGGGGGCCGACGGGCACACCGTCAGTGGGTCGGTGGCCTTCCGGGTCACCGGGTGA